In Helianthus annuus cultivar XRQ/B chromosome 8, HanXRQr2.0-SUNRISE, whole genome shotgun sequence, a single genomic region encodes these proteins:
- the LOC110873724 gene encoding protein MHF2 homolog, producing METNFDQDVIAAIFKFVWSKKAIDREKIEDGEASKGEERAGTSKKNRPTSANPNAVRLSCELLRLFVTEAVQRAATIAEAEGGTKIEATHLERILPQLLLDF from the exons ATGGAGACCAATTTTGATCAG GATGTGATTGCTGCCATTTTCAAGTTCGTTTGGAGCAAGAAGGCAATCG ATCGGGAGAAGATTGAAGACGGTGAGGCTTCCAAAGGCGAG GAACGAGCTGGAACCTCTAAGAAAAACCGGCCTACTTCCG CCAATCCAAATGCTGTGAGGCTGAGTTGTGAACTACTTCGACTGTTTGTTACAG AAGCAGTCCAACGAGCTGCTACTATTGCGGAAGCTGAAGGCGGGACCAAGATTGAAGCTACTCACCTGGAAAGGATACTTCCTCAGTTACTGTTAGATTTTTAA
- the LOC110873723 gene encoding protein SIEVE ELEMENT OCCLUSION B, with protein MQQQQQVVKKDRRMFASSDDNAMMKQVMGTHSPDGRDVELEPILNVVEETLHRAIPANIDGVINGTHNGHIDALVGQETLAFSSFEDDGIPDGLANVIHKISCELSCKCSGGADAHGSTMAILNILSSYSWEAKVVISLGAFAVNFGEFWLVAQLFATNPLAKSVALLKQLPNIIEHYKSIKPRFDAINELIKVMLEVTKCIIAFKNLPYQYLQDDTPPKSTALSHIPTAVYWSIKSMVACVSQLTSLLGMNFEYISATSEAWELSSLAHKVHNIHEHLKELLHLCKQNIEEKQHDEYFLMLMRIFEVSHLDNLKILKALFCGKDDIHPLLDGSSKTRVNVDVLRRKTVLLLISDLDISHEEILVLTQIYKDSRIQPDLHYEVVWVPLVDNLMAWNDSHQHKLEQLQSMMTWHMLHHPTLLEPAVIKYIKQVWHFEKKPILVSLDPQGRVASPNALHMVWIWRNDAYPFTSMKEDALWKEETWTLELLVDSIDRYILHWIAEEKYICLYGGDNFEWIRSFTKIASDIAATAGIPLEMVYVGKSGTKERIRKISTTISEEKLSHTWPDPTFVWYFWTRLESMLYSKIHHQHGNSFENDPIMKEVMTMMSFDGSDRGWALICKGSREMGRANAELAETSLVEYENWEGDVQEYGFVPAWKAYLAKLHKPQHCNRLILPGISGGIPEVVVCSECGRTMEKFFMFRCCTD; from the exons atgcagcagcagcagcaggtgGTTAAGAAGGATCGTCGCATGTTCGCTTCCTCTGATGACAATGCGATGATGAAGCAGGTTATGGGAACCCATTCACCCGATGGGCGTGATGTTGAGTTGGAGCCCATTCTTAATGTCGTTGAAGAAACACTCCATCGGGCCATTCCTGCCAATATTGATGGTGTCATTAAT GGCACGCATAACGGGCATATTGATGCATTGGTTGGACAAGAGACGCTTGCGTTTTCTAGCTTTGAAGATGATGGGATCCCTGATGGATTGGCTAATGTGATCCATAAAATTTCCTGTGAG TTATCTTGCAAGTGCTCGGGAGGAGCAGACGCGCATGGATCAACAATGGCAATCCTCAACATACTATCGAGCTACTCATGGGAAGCCAAAGTGGTGATATCATTAGGAGCCTTTGCAGTGAACTTTGGAGAGTTTTGGCTTGTGGCGCAACTATTTGCCACCAATCCACTTGCTAAATCGGTAGCATTGCTTAAACAATTGCCAAACATCATAGAACATTACAAATCGATCAAACCTCGGTTTGATGCTATTAATGAGCTCATTAAGGTTATGTTGGAGGTCACCAAATGCATCATTGCATTCAAGAACCTGCCTTATCAATATCTCCAAGATGACACACCACCTAAGTCAACCGCGTTATCTCATATTCCCACTGCGGTTTATTGGTCCATCAAAAGTATGGTGGCTTGTGTCTCCCAGTTAACAAGCCTTTTAGGCATGAACTTTGA GTACATCTCGGCCACCTCCGAGGCGTGGGAACTTTCAAGCTTGGCTCACAAGGTTCATAACATCCATGAACACCTTAAAGAACTCCTTCACCTGTGCAAGCAAAACATAG AGGAGAAGCAACATGATGAATATTTTCTCATGCTCATGCGAATCTTCGAAGTGTCTCACTTGGATAACTTGAAGATTCTCAAGGCTTTGTTCTGTGGCAAGGATGACATTCATCCACTTCTTGACGGCTCATCGAAAACAAGG GTTAATGTGGACGTGCTACGAAGGAAAACAGTGTTGCTGCTTATATCAGACCTAGATATCTCCCATGAAGAGATTTTAGTTCTTACTCAAATCTACAAAGACTCTAGAATACAACCAGATCTTCATTATGAAGTCGTGTGGGTCCCGCTTGTGGACAATCTGATGGCATGGAATGATTCACATCAACACAAGCTTGAGCAGCTTCAATCAATGATGACATGGCATATGCTGCATCACCCTACATTGCTAGAACCAGCGGTCATAAAGTACATCAAACAAGTGTGGCACTTTGAAAAAAAGCCGATTTTGGTATCGTTAGATCCACAGGGGAGAGTGGCATCACCAAATGCCCTCCATATGGTCTGGATTTGGAGAAATGACGCTTACCCTTTCACTAGCATGAAAGAAGACGCGTTATGGAAGGAAGAAACTTGGACACTAGAGTTATTGGTTGACAGCATTGATCGATACATACTACACTGG ATTGCTGAAGAGAAATACATATGCTTGTATGGAGGAGACAACTTCGAGTGGATCAGAAGCTTTACAAAGATAGCATCAGATATTGCTGCAACTGCGGGAATCCCATTGGAGATGGTTTACGTGGGAAAGAGCGGAACCAAGGAGAGAATAAGGAAAATAAGTACAACGATCAGTGAGGAGAAACTAAGTCACACTTGGCCAGACCCCACTTTCGTGTGGTACTTTTGGACCCGCCTTGAGAGCATGTTGTATTCAAAGATTCATCATCAACATGGAAATAGTTTTGAAAACGACCCAATTATGAAGGAGGTTATGACCATGATGAGCTTCGACGGGAGTGATCGTGGGTGGGCCTTGATATGTAAGGGGTCACGTGAGATGGGTCGGGCAAATGCAGAACTGGCAGAGACGAGTTTAGTGGAGTATGAGAATTGGGAAGGGGATGTACAAGAATACGGTTTTGTCCCGGCATGGAAAGCCTACTTGGCGAAACTGCATAAACCACAGCATTGCAACCGACTTATACTTCCCGGGATCAGTGGCGGGATTCCCGAGGTGGTGGTGTGTTCGGAATGTGGCCGGACAATGGAGAAGTTCTTCATGTTTCGTTGTTGTACCGATTAA